One Aegilops tauschii subsp. strangulata cultivar AL8/78 chromosome 2, Aet v6.0, whole genome shotgun sequence genomic window, GACCCACATCGTCCACTCGCAGATATCCAGCGGCCCGGAAGAGTGCGCGGTTTTGATTAGGGTTTGAGGGGGTTTGAAGGGGTTTTGAGGGGTTTTGAGAGGGTTTTGATATATTTCAAGGGCTCAGGTTGACCATaactaattcaaaaaaatcagaaaaagatGAAACTTGCACCCATCATCGTTTTATGTTACTAGGTTGCTGGAAAAAATAAGAAACCTGGTCTACAGGTATTTTCATGAAAAACCCTTCACAAAACCTAGCTATCACAGACGAGGTTACGCGGGATTCAGGTTAGGGTTTAGGATTAAGCATGTCATAGTTTATCCAGACGACCCAATATTGGGCATGGACCCTATATTTGCACACTGGAAGTCAAGTTTTGATATTTGGCTCATTTAGAGAAAGTTGTAAAAAAACTTGCTTACAAGTGGGGTGTTTATCCTAGCTTTggagctcatttggagcacatttTCATAACAAGTGTTTCACTCAACAAAAAGTCCTCGGATTGATCACCTAACATGCATAATATTTGAGAAAGCATTGTAACATCAATACCCATACTAAACAGCATCAAATTTGAATTTTGGCTCAAATTTGAAATCCAACTAGAATTTGAATAGTGTTACACAAATACTCATCAAAGTAAAAATAACATTACACAAATTCAGGCAAGTTTTTTACACAAATCCAGGCAAGTTTTTTATTCAGACAAGAACAATATTTCACTTCTACTTCTTACCACTCgatttcttcttcctcttgccacTTGTTGATCCTACGACGGGTACGACACCCAGTTCACTCAAGCTCTTGGTTTTCTTCACTGGACCATCTAGGACAGCTTTAGTTAGCACCACAACATCTAAATGAGGCTTAGTTTGCACAACATCAACTACAACAGCTTCAATTTGTAACACAACTTCCAATATAGGCTGAGTTTGCACATCAGCCGCAGCAGCTTCAGTTTCAGTTTGCACCACATTCTACTCATTCTGCCCCACATCCAAATCTTGCTCATTGTGCACCTCATTCGAATGCTGCTCTTTTTGCACCCAAACATCATCCAGGTCTGGTTCACTGTGCACTCTTTCACTCCTCCTGCCATGGTGGGTACTCAGTGATGTGGACGGTGGACGAGATCCCTGACATGGATGTCGGGTTGGCGGTCCATATGGTTGGCTCTCCGGCAAGCACCATGGCAGCGGTGGTGGCTTCCCTTCTTGGTCATGTGGACGGCAAGAGGTGTGGCAGCGGGTGGATCGGGCGTGCTCTCTGTCTTTGGTAGTGGCGTTGCCCCGATCCGGAACTAGGGATCTGCTCTTGTCACGTGCGTCCTGGAGGACACGTGGTGATACGGTAGAACTGCCGAGCGACTCCGCGCTTTGTCGCAGAAGATGGCAACGCCCATCGGTGACGCTCTCTTCCTGAAGACGTCGTCGAAGTACTCTTCTTCGTGTCAAGGTTTCGGGTGAAAATCATTATCGTCTGGACTCGGCAGTGGCGACGCTTGGCGCCATTATCCCTCCTGAGGGTGCTGTCATGGAGCTTAGGTGTGTTTAGGGCTTTGTGTGGCGTTGTACTCAGATCATCGTCTGCTCTCGCTCGGTAGCCTAGTCATGTCCTGCGTGGTACAGATAGTCTAGGATCGGCATTGTTTGAGAGCTACCCATCATCTTGTATCATTCTGCGTGGTACATTGTTCTGTGATTGCTTTATACATAAAGCGAGACGAAAGTCTATTtcgagaggagctagccaaaatGAAGTTAATTACCTAGAGGCTCAAAAAGCAGGGGTCACCTAATCAAGATAGCCCAATTTGTGTGGCCATCATGGGCTCCTCGATCACATGGCAGAGACGATGCACATGAAGCGTAACCTGGCTAGAATTGCGTTAGCACTTTCACTTGGGTAAAGGGAACGAAAAGTGGCTATCAAGATGGGCATGTGACATTGTCTCGCACCATGCCCATGCTGGTCGAGGACGCGAGATCCGATCCAGACCTGATAGTAAAATATAGACTTGGGATTTGTCTCTTGCTTGCTTTCATGTGGTGCTCATTAAGCTGGCCACAGATTGGCTAATCAAGCCTGCAACTAGCACAGTTCCCTGATTAAACCTGTAACCTGCCCAAGTTACCCCTGCAAATTGAGCCATTGGTGATTTTTCTACCACAATTGATCCTGCAGATTAACCCATTGATTGATCCCAAGTGCGGATGGGTGCAGGCTGGGTCCAGGTGAAAAGAGGTGTGAGGGATCCCATCTGGATTCTGTCTGGCCGTTCTCCACTGGGAGTGGGAGTACTAGCCAGTAGGAGCTGCCGAAGCAGACGGTGCAGCCGACGGCGACCCCACCGTCCACTCCGCCGTCGGCATCTTGGTTCCTGTACCATGCATCTTGGTCGCAGAAGCTTGGTTGTCTTCATCCGTCCATGCCGTGATGTCCAGGATGCAGCTGAGAATCACATCACATGCAGGTTAATTAAGGCAGCTCGGTCATTTTCACCCACTGATAGACAGATTGATTGTTTACCACAGTTGGCCGTGTTATGGAGCTACACGTAGCTGGTGGATACATACATCGGATCTGACGGGGCCAAAAATATCCGGCCTGATTGACGGGTTTAACAACGAGAGGTTATGTTAGGGGCGCCGTCCCTGTCAGCACGGCACAGGTACAAGGAACAAAATGTTTCTAATTCTACCGTGCTGTATCGATCATCCGCTGGACGGCTTTGAAGTTTGAATTGGCAAACAAGGAAAGGGCTGATTTTTCAGAGCAACCGCCTCCACCCAAAGGATCTTTTCTTTTCTACAGCCGGCTCTCAATTCGTATACAATTCATCTTCTAGCCTAGATATTTTCCTTGGTTGGGTTGGGAATTGGGACGGCTTCTTGAGCAGGTCATGATCAGTTGATCATCTTTCTTCCATCCTTTCTTCCTGGACGGACGCTCTCTTTTCTCTGCTTTTAGTCGGTGATGCATATTCCAATAATATCCAGATGTAAGGATTTGATTCGCATCTATCTGCTTTTGGAACTTTTGAGCTTTCAGGAATCAGTTGGCATTGGTGCTCTGTCTGTCATCACCAGTGCCCTTTAGCCTAAGCAACAGTTCATCCGGACAGCAACACCGCCATTTATTGTACTGTATATGCACATCAATTCAAAGAGGAAAGTGGAGCTTTCTTCAACAAAATTTTCTAGTACTCATTCCAATCATCTCTCTTCAGAAAGTTTCCCTTTTCCTAGCGTATGTACATGCATGTAGATGTACATCAGACAGCAAAGCAGATACAGTGCACTTTACACTTGTGGTGTGGATCCATGAGGCTGCTGCCTCAGACAGAGAGAGGTTAAGAGAGGTCAGATCAGAGCATGCAGGTCCCCCTCAGCTTGATTCCAAGCAGTGCAAGGTACTATACTACTACTAGTGTATGTGTATGTGATTGATTAGTAGTAGGATAACTTGGCCAGCCGCGCACCCAACGCACCTGCTCCCTCCCCGctcatcttcatcatcagctGCAGCAACCCCCACGTCCACACACCCCCACCCCCACGCACTCCTCCTGTTtatctcctcctcctcatctcCTTCTTCCTCTGTTCTCCTCTGCTCCAGACAGATAGCAACACCACAGGGAAGGGAAGAAGGAGCTCGATCGAGCGAGAGAGATCGGAAGTCAACTGGTCGAGAGAGAGATCAGGCATGGAGAAGTACGAGCCGGTCCGGGAGATCGGGTCGGGCAACTTCGGGGTGGCCAAGCTGATGCGCAACCGGGAGACGCGGGAGCTCGTCGCCATGAAGTTCATCGAGCGAGGATACAGGGTACGTACTCCATCGATTTAGCTGTCTATGCATCTTGCTTCGATTCATGGCCTTGGGCTGACCTTGCGTGGATTGGtctgcaaaaaaacaaaaaagatcGACGAGAACGTGTTCCGGGAGATCGTGAACCACCGGTCGCTGCGGCACCCCAACATCATCCGCTTCAAGGAGGTGGTGCTCACGCCCACGCACCTGGGCATCGTCATGGAGTAcgccgccggcggcgagctcttcGAGCGCATCTGCGACGCCGGCCGCTTCCACGAGGACGAGGCGCGCTACTTCTTCCAGCAGCTCGTCTGCGGCGTCAGCTTCTGCCACGCCATGCAGATCTGCCACCGCGACCTCAAGCTGGAGAACACCCTCCTCGACGGCAGCCCCGCGCCGCGACTCAAGATCTGCGACTTCGGATACTCAAAGGTTCCCTCCTgattcttcttcttctgctcgGTTTCTTCTGATCAATCATGGTGGATGGTGGTTCTAACCAAGAACATGGGTGGGCAGTCGTCTGTTCTGCACTCGCGGCCCAAGTCGACGGTGGGCACGCCGGCGTACATCGCGCCGGAGGTGCTGTCGCGCCGCGAGTACGACGGGAAGCACGCGGACGTGTGGTCGTGCGGGGTGACGCTCTACGTCATGCTGGTGGGCGGCTACCCGTTCGAGGACACCAAGGACCCCAAGAACTTCCGCAAGACCATCGCGCGGATCATGTCGGTGCAGTACAAGATCCCCGAGTACGTGCACGTCTCGCAGACCTGCCGCCACCTGCTCTCCCGCATCTTCGTCGCCGACCCGCGCAAGCGCATCACCATGGCCGAGATCAAGGCGCACCCCTGGTTCCTCAAGAACCTGCCGCGGGAGCTCAAGGAGGAGGCGCAGCAGGCCTACTACAACCGCCGGCACGTCGACGTCGCGCCCTCCTCCAACGGCAGCGCCGGTGCGAGCGCGGCGGCCTCCTCCAATGGCGGGGGAGCGGCGGTGCCCGCGCCCGCGCCGGCCTACTCGGCGCAGAGCGTGGAGGAGATCATGAAGATCGTGCAGGAGGCGCAGACGGTGCCCAAGCCCGACAAGCCGGTGTCCGGGTACGGctggggcacgggcgacggcgaggcgtccgacgaggacgacggcaaccaggagggggaggaggaggagtacggCGAGGACGAGTATGACCGGACGGTGCGGGAGGTCCACGCCAGCGGCGACTTCGGCATGGGCAAGCTCCAAATCTGACGTCAATTTCGTCTCACCACATGGCGCCGGCCATTGCTCCTCATGTCGTTTCTGGCCCACTCTGGTTAATTATCTGTTATAAGATTGAATTTTTCTTTTTGCCAATTGTAACAAATTAGCTAATTAACATTAAGTTTTTTGTTCCAATCTCTTATGTCCGGGCAATGTGGAATGGGTGCTTGCTTGCAGTTCCTCTCAGTGAATCTCAGCACTGGATACGGTAGTCCAAATTTTGTGAAAAACTACACTACATATAGTATAGTTTGTTCTCAACGTCATCATAATTTGAACAAATAGTGTTAAAGATGTTAGATATTTAGCATCAAGTACATAGTAAATTTTATTTTGTAATATTGGAGAACAAACAAATTGGAGGCGAATGTCATATTGGTCTGACCCAATATATAAACAGTACTAGAACTTGTAAGACATATCTGACCATTGAAACACCAGTATAGCAGTATGCCAACAATTCAATGACAAGTTCCAGGTAGGGGAGCGGCGATAGCGGCTCCTTCTGGCGGCGGTAGTGGTCGTTCGGTGGTCCCGAAAtctcgatgtaatttttattatgtttgaaaTGTTTTGTACTTCCGATGAACTTTGTAATAGATCTGATgcttttctaaaaaaatgtttcTTAGGCCATCTCCAATGTGGGTGCTATGAAAAACATTCCCGGTATTCCtgcttttttttttgagaaatccCCGGTACTCCTGCTAGCATGGGTTTTACTTCCAATCCAAATCTGGCACCTGACGCTTAACTTTGTGCCATGAGCCCATGACCTGAGCCATGGGCTAGTAATAGTAGTAGTGGGTCCAGTGATTGGGCCAGTGAGCATAATTTGTGTCGGGGTTGGCCCATGTACGGAACCTATATGTGCCCTGCCTGTTGCCTGATAACGGCGTCGACGTTGAACTATGTGTGGTTGAAACCACTTTCCCCTTCCTTTTGCTTCTTCCTCCCAGAAGACTTCTCTGATTGTATCCCTGTTGTACCCAAATTATGATCTGAATTCCCTGTATGTGACGCCAGCAGCAAGGATCGTAACACTTTTCCCCTAGCGCTCAAGTGATTTATTAGTCTATTTTGATTATCTAAGCGTAGTAGTAGCATTTTGCATTGAAGGCTGCAATACTAGTATAGGTGCTTATATTGTTCCCCTTCACTAAGGGTCTAGATAAACAATCTTCTATTGGACATGGCATTATAACACCACATATAACACGTTTGATGGTTAATTAGTTCATAAGATTTATTTAGTTTTAATAATGTCAATCAAACAAGTTTCTTTTGTGATAACTCACAAAAAGTTAACTTAGCATATGGTTTCTCTATTTCTTAGCTCACTGAGAATTAATTATTTCTAAATTGATACGAAAAAGCTTCCAGTCTAGTTATTGATATTCGTAACTACAGAAGGTTCAGAAGACCGCCATCGGCTGGCTGCTAATGTAACAAATTATAATTATTTAGAACTTAGCCATGAATAAATAACAAGTTCCTTACAACTATATTATACTTTAGATTTGTGTATTTGATTAGGCCAAGTCATGCGCTATTAAACCGTATCAAGATATTTTGCTCGACATATGCCTTAGAGACCTCTGCAAAGGCATTTGCTGATACTAAGTATACACCTAAACATGCACAAATATATACACGATAACTCATTCGATTAGCCATCTAAAAAACTCATTAATTAAAACAAATTAATCAGGTGGATGTCCTGTTTAGTCTTTCTTTATGTCGTCACATTTAACTTTTTCGTTTAAAGACTTCTTTAAAATTATAATGTCTCCAAAAACTAAATATAAATTTTGTCACAAAATATTACTCAAATTTAGCACATCCAAAATGTACGTTTAATGGTAAAAATTATAATTACATAGCAAAAACACCATCAATTATATTTTCAACAATGGTGTGGACAATTATGCTAACTAAGTTATGTAATTATACAATATAATATTTTAATTTgataaaaataaatataaattTAAGTATATCA contains:
- the LOC109774611 gene encoding serine/threonine-protein kinase SAPK5, with translation MEKYEPVREIGSGNFGVAKLMRNRETRELVAMKFIERGYRIDENVFREIVNHRSLRHPNIIRFKEVVLTPTHLGIVMEYAAGGELFERICDAGRFHEDEARYFFQQLVCGVSFCHAMQICHRDLKLENTLLDGSPAPRLKICDFGYSKSSVLHSRPKSTVGTPAYIAPEVLSRREYDGKHADVWSCGVTLYVMLVGGYPFEDTKDPKNFRKTIARIMSVQYKIPEYVHVSQTCRHLLSRIFVADPRKRITMAEIKAHPWFLKNLPRELKEEAQQAYYNRRHVDVAPSSNGSAGASAAASSNGGGAAVPAPAPAYSAQSVEEIMKIVQEAQTVPKPDKPVSGYGWGTGDGEASDEDDGNQEGEEEEYGEDEYDRTVREVHASGDFGMGKLQI